A single window of uncultured Methanospirillum sp. DNA harbors:
- a CDS encoding GTP-binding protein, with protein sequence MGTPAGFFLNALAGLLNRTPARKSDPARKRVGKVPVYLITGFLGSGKTTCINQILSSTTGVRFGVIVNDFGSICIDQSLIEGARDQVIALENGCICCSLRNNLSEAITTLIKSDSEPEILVIEASGVADPFGIISLLEHEEAKKIVRIAGVICLVDAENISSVSWIMSHLVRKQIRSADLILLNKTDRISESKKATIRKEWIPPGIPLLETAYAAIPVSLILGITHAGPSEHPSAGEPAGHHHHDSSEHGFSTVSWTNTSPIRLSCLHAFMKNLPPTVIRAKGLAYINELPLQQVIVQVVGRRVSLTKGKPWTTGDKATQLTFIGIRDKMENDDISNRLESCLVKPA encoded by the coding sequence ATGGGAACACCAGCGGGATTCTTTCTCAATGCCCTGGCCGGTTTACTGAACCGAACCCCAGCCCGGAAATCTGATCCTGCAAGAAAAAGGGTTGGAAAAGTACCAGTTTATCTTATCACCGGGTTCCTGGGATCTGGAAAAACCACGTGCATAAACCAGATCCTCAGTTCCACTACGGGAGTCCGGTTCGGAGTGATCGTCAATGATTTCGGCTCTATCTGTATTGACCAAAGCCTGATAGAAGGGGCTAGAGACCAGGTCATTGCACTTGAAAACGGGTGTATCTGTTGTTCACTCCGAAATAACCTATCTGAAGCGATAACCACCCTCATCAAGTCAGATTCTGAACCAGAGATCCTCGTGATCGAGGCATCAGGAGTGGCAGATCCATTTGGGATCATCAGTCTTCTCGAACATGAAGAGGCAAAAAAGATAGTCAGAATAGCAGGTGTCATCTGTCTGGTGGATGCGGAAAACATCTCTTCAGTATCCTGGATCATGAGTCATCTTGTGAGAAAGCAGATCCGATCCGCAGACCTTATTCTTCTCAACAAGACCGACCGGATCTCTGAATCCAAAAAGGCAACCATCAGAAAAGAATGGATACCCCCCGGTATTCCATTGCTGGAGACAGCATATGCTGCCATCCCGGTATCGTTGATTCTGGGGATAACCCATGCCGGTCCTTCTGAACATCCTTCTGCAGGAGAACCTGCCGGTCATCATCACCATGACAGTAGTGAGCATGGATTTTCTACCGTCTCCTGGACGAATACTTCACCGATTCGCCTCTCCTGCCTCCACGCATTCATGAAAAACCTGCCTCCCACAGTAATAAGGGCAAAAGGCCTTGCATACATCAATGAATTACCATTACAACAGGTCATCGTCCAGGTTGTTGGAAGGCGGGTCTCGTTGACAAAAGGCAAGCCCTGGACTACGGGAGATAAAGCAACTCAACTCACGTTTATAGGAATAAGGGACAAAATGGAAAATGATGATATCAGCAACAGGCTGGAGTCATGTCTGGTAAAACCGGCATGA